In one window of Candidatus Sulfuricurvum sp. RIFRC-1 DNA:
- a CDS encoding AEC family transporter: MQTLFSIMGIYLFIAVGFGAKWAFKEKIDDRTITLLSVYFLQIFLTFWGLLKRPIDTELLFAPSLYLAITIISLLLMIPLSKMLFHNPKERSIATVAALIGNTGNLGIPLGIALFGEQSVPYLTLINLVNVFVVYTIGVFYYSRGEFSMRDSLMNILKLPVLWAALVAITLNLIGYVPSPAVDKTLMMGAYASMTMQLVLFGIYLYGIKLGEINVRLTVWVNGTKFILIPLIAFVVLGMVEMDPMVKGILFLELIVPLAVANVNLASLYNCSPRTVTVEVFTTSVVFLGIALVLPTLLHLF, encoded by the coding sequence ATGCAAACTTTATTCTCAATTATGGGTATCTACCTCTTTATCGCAGTCGGTTTCGGTGCCAAATGGGCGTTCAAAGAGAAAATTGACGACCGTACCATCACATTGCTCAGTGTCTATTTTTTACAAATTTTTCTTACCTTTTGGGGACTTCTCAAACGTCCTATCGATACAGAACTTCTCTTTGCTCCATCGCTCTATCTGGCGATCACCATCATTTCATTGCTGTTAATGATCCCTCTGTCAAAAATGCTCTTTCATAATCCCAAAGAGCGTTCCATCGCCACCGTTGCCGCTCTTATCGGTAATACGGGGAACCTCGGAATCCCTCTAGGAATCGCACTTTTTGGGGAACAAAGCGTCCCTTATCTCACCCTCATCAACCTCGTTAATGTTTTCGTGGTCTATACCATCGGAGTATTCTACTATTCACGAGGTGAGTTCAGCATGCGTGATTCTCTGATGAATATTCTCAAACTTCCCGTACTCTGGGCAGCACTGGTAGCGATCACACTAAACCTCATCGGTTACGTCCCAAGCCCTGCGGTGGATAAAACATTGATGATGGGAGCCTATGCCTCGATGACAATGCAGCTGGTGTTGTTTGGGATTTATCTATACGGCATTAAACTGGGCGAAATAAACGTTAGGCTCACGGTATGGGTCAATGGGACAAAGTTTATCCTGATCCCGCTGATCGCATTTGTCGTATTAGGGATGGTGGAGATGGATCCAATGGTGAAGGGGATTTTATTTTTGGAACTGATTGTTCCTCTGGCGGTGGCCAATGTCAATCTCGCATCGCTCTACAATTGCTCGCCCCGCACCGTTACAGTGGAGGTGTTTACGACATCGGTCGTTTTTTTGGGGATTGCGCTCGTATTGCCTACGCTGTTGCATCTATTTTAA
- a CDS encoding FAD-dependent oxidoreductase, with protein sequence MAKVLIIGSGGAGLVSALSAREAGAEVIVASKTLPTRSQTSMAQGGMNAVLGSDDTIENHIADTLRSSAGLGDEARIAQMCEKAPAAVRWCNSIGLPFSRNESGEIARRRLGGASAPRACYAQDYTGLKLLHTLYDQCLKAGIEFKNERFLLNLIVDEETNRVLGATFLHIETGEVEEIRADAVILATGGYGALYGKHSTNSVQASGDGLAAAVRAGAHLADMEFIQFHPTALKSSSILISESARGAGGYLVDAEGDRFTDELASRDIVARAIHDEINKSGAVYLDIRHLGEAFINHELPQERKLAQIYEGIDPVSELIPIKPSAHYSMGGIEVNAQCMSSVNGLFAVGECANHKTHGANRLGGNSLLELVVFGRECGKNAVEYGVKHPAPVLENTQLAKDTNFVRGVMYFTNQIDFYQKQEMLANIFYNNVGLVRDDMGLKAVLGAIRQMQKELPFMGPRDKSKICNTNLVEFIEFGNKIELAEIIVVSAISRVESRGAHYRIDAPARNDRMFGAHTITWKEDGVLCADFLR encoded by the coding sequence ATGGCAAAAGTATTGATAATCGGGAGCGGTGGTGCAGGATTGGTCAGTGCACTTTCGGCTCGTGAAGCGGGTGCAGAAGTGATTGTAGCTTCCAAAACACTTCCTACAAGATCACAAACCTCGATGGCTCAGGGGGGGATGAACGCCGTTTTAGGTTCCGATGACACCATCGAAAATCATATCGCCGATACTCTACGCTCCTCTGCAGGGTTGGGGGACGAAGCACGAATTGCGCAGATGTGCGAGAAGGCTCCTGCTGCGGTTCGTTGGTGTAACTCTATCGGATTACCGTTTAGCCGTAATGAATCGGGTGAGATTGCAAGACGTCGTCTGGGGGGTGCATCGGCTCCGCGTGCTTGTTATGCACAAGATTACACAGGGCTAAAACTCCTCCATACTCTCTACGACCAATGTCTTAAAGCGGGGATTGAGTTTAAGAACGAGCGTTTTTTACTCAATCTTATCGTAGACGAAGAGACTAACCGTGTGTTAGGTGCGACGTTTTTACACATTGAAACGGGCGAAGTCGAAGAGATCCGCGCCGATGCGGTGATTTTGGCAACCGGCGGATACGGAGCATTGTATGGCAAACACTCGACGAACTCGGTACAAGCAAGCGGTGATGGTTTAGCGGCGGCGGTACGTGCCGGGGCGCACTTAGCCGATATGGAGTTTATCCAGTTCCATCCCACCGCGCTTAAAAGCTCTTCAATTTTGATCTCTGAGAGTGCTCGAGGCGCTGGAGGGTATTTGGTGGATGCGGAGGGTGATCGCTTTACCGATGAACTCGCTTCTCGCGATATAGTAGCACGTGCGATTCATGATGAAATCAATAAAAGCGGTGCAGTCTATCTCGATATCCGCCATCTCGGAGAAGCGTTTATCAACCATGAACTTCCTCAGGAGAGAAAGTTAGCGCAAATTTATGAGGGGATAGATCCGGTGTCAGAGTTAATACCGATCAAGCCTTCTGCCCATTACAGTATGGGGGGGATTGAAGTAAACGCCCAGTGTATGAGCAGTGTAAATGGGCTGTTTGCCGTCGGTGAATGTGCGAACCATAAAACACACGGAGCAAACCGGTTAGGGGGAAATTCGCTTTTGGAGTTGGTTGTTTTTGGACGTGAATGCGGGAAAAATGCGGTTGAATACGGCGTAAAACACCCTGCTCCCGTTTTAGAAAACACCCAGTTAGCCAAAGATACGAACTTTGTCCGTGGGGTGATGTATTTCACCAATCAGATCGATTTTTACCAAAAACAGGAGATGCTCGCTAATATCTTCTATAACAATGTGGGACTCGTGAGGGATGATATGGGGCTCAAAGCAGTTCTGGGGGCGATTCGCCAAATGCAAAAAGAGTTACCGTTTATGGGGCCGCGCGACAAGTCTAAAATCTGCAATACCAATTTGGTTGAATTTATCGAGTTTGGGAACAAAATCGAGTTAGCGGAGATTATCGTGGTGAGTGCGATCAGCCGTGTCGAGAGCCGAGGGGCACATTATCGTATTGATGCACCTGCACGTAATGACCGAATGTTCGGAGCCCACACAATTACATGGAAAGAGGATGGAGTGCTATGCGCGGATTTTTTACGATAA
- a CDS encoding D-2-hydroxyacid dehydrogenase yields MKIVILDALTYGDTSLAGFEALGDVVVYQTTSVDETIERVREAEVIVTNKVVISDTVMESAPNLKLICVAATGMNNIDHDAATRRGITVKNVAGYSTDAVVQHTFSMLFYLMGHSRYYDEYVKSGEWQKEAVFAHIGPSFSELRGKTWGIIGLGEIGRGVANVAKAFGANVCYTSTSGKNENAEYEKTTLSRLIENSDIISIHAPLNSSTENLISHSELLQMKDGAVLLNLGRGGIVDEDALSVIIDVKPIFVGLDVLVKEPMKTPHPLLAIKHPERLYITPHIAWTSREARERLIAATIQNIKKFCLV; encoded by the coding sequence ATGAAAATCGTCATTTTAGATGCACTAACGTATGGCGATACTTCGTTAGCGGGGTTTGAAGCTCTCGGTGATGTGGTGGTTTATCAGACAACATCTGTCGATGAAACGATAGAGCGTGTTCGAGAGGCGGAAGTGATCGTTACGAACAAAGTGGTGATTAGTGACACTGTGATGGAAAGTGCTCCGAATCTCAAACTCATTTGCGTAGCGGCGACGGGGATGAATAACATCGACCATGATGCGGCCACGCGTCGCGGAATTACCGTCAAAAATGTGGCAGGATATTCGACCGATGCGGTCGTTCAACATACCTTTTCGATGTTGTTTTACCTGATGGGACACAGCCGTTATTATGACGAGTATGTCAAAAGCGGTGAGTGGCAGAAGGAGGCGGTATTCGCCCATATCGGACCTTCGTTCAGCGAGCTTCGCGGAAAAACGTGGGGAATTATCGGACTGGGTGAAATCGGTCGCGGTGTGGCAAATGTAGCGAAAGCTTTCGGTGCTAACGTTTGTTACACCTCGACATCGGGGAAAAATGAGAATGCCGAGTATGAGAAAACGACACTGAGCCGTTTGATCGAAAACAGCGATATTATCTCCATCCATGCACCGCTTAATTCCTCGACCGAAAATCTGATCTCTCACTCTGAGCTGTTGCAGATGAAAGACGGAGCGGTACTTTTGAACCTCGGACGCGGTGGAATCGTCGATGAGGATGCTCTCTCGGTTATCATCGATGTGAAACCAATCTTTGTCGGTTTGGATGTGTTAGTCAAAGAGCCGATGAAAACGCCACACCCGTTGTTAGCGATCAAACACCCTGAACGCCTCTATATCACTCCCCATATCGCATGGACATCCCGTGAAGCGCGTGAACGGCTTATTGCGGCTACGATACAAAACATTAAAAAATTCTGCCTCGTATGA